In one Phyllostomus discolor isolate MPI-MPIP mPhyDis1 chromosome 8, mPhyDis1.pri.v3, whole genome shotgun sequence genomic region, the following are encoded:
- the CRTC1 gene encoding CREB-regulated transcription coactivator 1 isoform X4, with amino-acid sequence MATSNNPRKFSEKIALHNQKQAEETAAFEEVMKDLSLTRAARLQLQKSQYLQLGPSRGQYYGGSLPNVNQIGSGTVDLPFQPSGFLGDALAAAPVSLTPFQSSGLDTSRTTRHHGLVDRVYRERGRLGSPHRRPLSVDKHGRQADSCPYGTVYLSPPSDTSWRRTNSDSALHQSTMTPTQPEPFTGGSQDVHQKRVLLLTVPGMEETTSDTDKNLSKQAWDTKKTGSRPKSCEVPGINIFPSADQENATALIPAAHNTGGSLPDLTNIHFPSPLPTPLDPEEPTFPALSSSSSTGNLTANLTHLGIGGTGQGMSTPGSSPQHRPAGVSPLSLSSEARRQQAQQVSPTLSPLSPITQAMAMDALSLEQQLPYAFFTQAGSQQSTPPQPQPPPPPPPASQQQPPPPPPQPPPDNPGQPPMGIDIASAPALQQYRTSAGTPANQSPTSPVSNQGFSPGSSPQHSSNLGSVFGDSYYEQQMAARQANALSHQLEQFNMMETAISSSSLYSPGSTLNYSQAAMMGLTGSHGSLPDAQQLGYPSHSSIPNIILTVTGESPPSLSKELTSTLAGVGDVSFDSDSQFPLDELKIDPLTLDGLHMLNDPDMVLADPATEDTFRMDRL; translated from the exons CTCCAACTCCAGAAGTCACAGTATCTGCAACTGGGTCCAAGCCGAGGCCAGTACTATGGTGGGTCTTTGCCCAATGTGAACCAGATTGGGAGTGGCACTGTGGATCTGCCCTTCCAG CCCAGCGGATTTCTGGGGGATGCCCTGGCAGCAGCTCCTGTCTCTCTG acacCCTTCCAGTCCTCAGGCCTGGACACCAGCCGGACTACCCGGCACCATGGGCTGGTAGACAGAGTGTACCGGGAGCGCGGCCGGCTCGGCTCCCCACACCGCCGGCCCCTGTCAGTGGACAAACATGGACGGCAG GCGGACAGCTGCCCTTATGGTACTGTGTACCTCTCACCACCCTCGGATACCAGCTGGAGAAG GACCAATTCTGACTCTGCCCTGCACCAGAGCACAATGACACccacccagccagagcccttTACGGGTGGGTCCCAGGATGTACACCAGAAAAGAG TCTTACTGCTAACAGTGCCGGGAATGGAGGAGACCACGTCGGACACAGACAAGAACCTTTCCAAGCAAGCATGGGACACCAAGAAG ACAGGGTCCAGGCCCAAGTCCTGCGAGGTCCCTGGAATCAA CATCTTTCCATCTGCTGACCAGGAAAACGCTACAGCTCTGATCCCTGCCGCTCACAACACTGGGGGTTCCCTGCCCGACCTGACCAACAtccacttcccttccccactcccaacCCCGCTGGACCCTGAGGAGCCTACCTTCCCCGCTCTCAGCAGTTCCAGCAGCACCGGCAACCTCACTGCCAATCTGACGCACCTGGGCATTGGTGGCACTGGCCAGG ggATGAGTACTCCAGGCTCCTCACCACAGCACCGTCCGGCCGGTGTCAGCCCACTGTCCCTGAGCTCGGAAGCACGGCGGCAGCAGGCCCAGCAGGTGtcgcccaccctctccccactgtcACCCATCACTCAG GCCATGGCCATGGACGCTCTGTCTCTGGAGCAGCAGCTGCCCTATGCCTTCTTCACCCAGGCAGGCTCCCAGCAGTCGACTCcaccgcagccccagcccccaccacccccaccacctgcaTCTCAGCAGCAGCCACCTCCACCGCCTCCCCAG cccccaccagacAACCCAGGCCAGCCGCCAATGGGGATCGACATTGCCTCG GCCCCGGCTCTGCAGCAGTACCGCACTAGTGCCGGCACCCCAGCCAACCAGTCTCCCACCTCACCTGTCTCCAATCAAGGCTTCTCCCCTGGGAGTTCCCCACAA CACTCTTCCAACCTGGGCAGCGTGTTTGGGGACTCGTACTATGAGCAGCAGATGGCAGCCAGGCAGGCCAATGCTCTGTCCCACCAG CTGGAACAATTCAACATGATGGAGACTGCCATCAGCTCCAGCAGTCTGTACAGCCCAGGCTCTACACTCAACTACTCGCAGGCGGCCATGATGGGCCTGACAGGCAGCCATGGGAGCCTGCCAGATGCACAGCAGCTGGGCTATCCCAGCCACAGCAGCATCCCCAACATCATTCTCACAG tgaCAGGAGAgtcccctcccagcctctctAAAGAACTGACCAGCACACTGGCCGGGGTCGGCGATGTCAGCTTCGACTCTGACAGCCAGTTTCCCCTGGACGAACTCAAGATTGACCCCCTGACCCTGGACGGACTGCACATGCTCAATGACCCTGACATGGTCCTGGCCGACCCAGCCACTGAGGACACCTTCCGGATGGACCGTCTGTGA